A genomic segment from uncultured Erythrobacter sp. encodes:
- a CDS encoding CpaF family protein codes for MSAFGKKGNAGGMKPGSRPAFGVARPMKGAGAGPRGGEQFPPIPGEPAAPRPAPSPSLAKPTSTAEAMERLNERMAAINTGDSEVGGFEASVHKIKEQVLPRLLERVDPEAAATLSKEELSEEFRPIIMEVLAELKVTLNRREQFALEKVLIDELLGFGPLEELLNDPDVTDIMVNGPDQTYIEKKGKLTLAPIRFRDEQHLFQIAQRIVNQVGRRVDQTTPLADARLKDGSRVNVIVPPLSLRGTAISIRKFSEKPITIDMLRDFGSMSDKMATALKIAGASRMNIVISGGTGSGKTTMLNALSKMIDPGERVLTIEDAAELRLQQPHWLPLETRPPNLEGQGAITIGDLVKNALRMRPDRIILGEIRGAECFDLLAAMNTGHDGSMCTLHANSPRECLGRMENMILMGDIKIPKEAISRQIAESVDLIVQVKRLRDGSRRTTNITEVIGMEGDVIVTQELFKFEYLDESEDGKILGEFRASGLRPYTLEKARQFGFDQAYLEACL; via the coding sequence ATGAGCGCATTCGGAAAAAAGGGCAATGCTGGCGGAATGAAGCCGGGCTCACGGCCCGCCTTCGGTGTCGCGCGGCCTATGAAGGGTGCGGGCGCAGGTCCGCGTGGGGGCGAACAATTCCCGCCCATTCCGGGTGAACCCGCTGCCCCGCGTCCGGCACCGTCGCCTTCGCTTGCCAAACCCACTTCCACCGCTGAGGCGATGGAGCGCCTCAACGAGCGCATGGCGGCCATCAATACAGGCGACTCCGAAGTCGGCGGCTTTGAAGCCAGCGTCCATAAGATCAAGGAGCAGGTGCTGCCGCGCCTGCTCGAACGGGTCGATCCCGAAGCGGCGGCAACCCTCTCGAAGGAGGAGTTGTCCGAAGAATTCCGCCCGATCATTATGGAGGTGCTGGCCGAGCTGAAGGTCACACTCAACCGGCGCGAACAGTTTGCGCTGGAAAAGGTGCTGATCGACGAGTTGCTCGGCTTCGGCCCGCTCGAAGAGCTGTTGAACGATCCCGACGTGACCGACATCATGGTCAATGGCCCGGATCAGACCTACATCGAAAAGAAGGGCAAGCTGACCCTCGCCCCGATCCGGTTCCGCGATGAACAACATCTGTTTCAGATCGCGCAGCGGATCGTGAACCAGGTCGGCCGCCGCGTCGACCAGACCACCCCGCTCGCCGACGCGCGCTTGAAAGACGGTTCGCGTGTGAACGTGATCGTGCCCCCGCTGAGCTTGCGCGGCACCGCGATCTCGATTCGTAAATTCTCCGAAAAGCCGATCACTATCGACATGCTGCGCGATTTCGGCTCGATGTCGGACAAGATGGCAACCGCGCTCAAGATTGCGGGCGCGAGCCGGATGAACATCGTTATCTCGGGCGGTACCGGTTCGGGTAAAACCACGATGCTCAATGCCCTGTCGAAGATGATCGACCCGGGCGAGCGCGTGCTGACGATCGAAGACGCCGCCGAACTCCGCCTGCAACAGCCGCACTGGTTGCCGCTCGAAACCCGCCCGCCAAACCTTGAAGGGCAAGGCGCGATCACCATCGGCGACCTTGTGAAGAACGCCCTGCGTATGCGTCCTGACCGCATCATCCTCGGGGAAATTCGCGGCGCGGAGTGTTTCGATCTCCTCGCGGCGATGAACACCGGTCACGATGGTTCGATGTGTACGCTCCACGCCAACAGCCCGCGCGAATGCCTTGGCCGTATGGAAAACATGATCCTGATGGGCGACATCAAGATCCCCAAGGAAGCCATCAGCCGCCAGATCGCCGAATCGGTCGATCTGATTGTGCAAGTCAAGCGCCTGCGTGACGGTTCGCGCCGCACCACCAACATCACCGAGGTGATCGGGATGGAAGGCGACGTGATCGTGACGCAGGAATTGTTCAAGTTCGAATACTTGGACGAGAGCGAGGACGGGAAAATCCTCGGCGAATTCCGCGCCAGCGGCCTGCGCCCCTACACGCTGGAAAAGGCGCGCCAGTTCGGGTTCGATCAGGCGTATTTGGAGGCGTGTCTCTGA
- a CDS encoding DMT family transporter, which produces MDGSIARPRPLLALGVRLLAAAALATMGMLVKLAGTRGAHLIELIFWRQLLTVVLLGAGLALTGKLALLRTKRLPAHARRAASGLFGMIFTYGAVLLLPLTEATTLGFTAPVFAVLIAIVLFRERIGPYRWGAVAMGFAGVIVVMQPFSGLHEGVTLAGVAVGLVAPFMVALISFQLQDLNTTENPWSIVFWFSALTTPIAAIALPFVIAGHDPVTWALILGMGLVGAGAQMLLTTSLRFGSAAVILLMDYTALLWASFYGYTIFDRAAPASLWLGAPLIIAAGLLIAWRERQLARSRVHSGE; this is translated from the coding sequence ATGGATGGCTCGATCGCCCGCCCCCGCCCCTTGCTTGCGCTCGGCGTCCGATTGCTGGCCGCAGCCGCGCTTGCGACGATGGGTATGCTGGTGAAGCTGGCGGGGACACGCGGCGCGCATCTGATCGAGCTGATCTTCTGGCGGCAATTGCTCACTGTGGTGTTGCTCGGCGCAGGATTGGCGCTGACAGGCAAGCTTGCGCTGCTCAGAACCAAACGCCTACCCGCCCACGCCCGGCGGGCGGCGAGCGGCTTGTTCGGCATGATCTTCACCTATGGCGCGGTCTTGCTGCTGCCACTGACCGAGGCGACGACGCTCGGCTTTACCGCACCGGTGTTTGCCGTGCTGATCGCCATCGTGCTGTTCCGCGAGCGGATTGGCCCTTACCGCTGGGGTGCAGTGGCGATGGGCTTTGCCGGGGTGATCGTGGTGATGCAGCCGTTTTCCGGGCTACACGAAGGCGTAACACTGGCCGGGGTCGCGGTCGGACTGGTCGCGCCCTTCATGGTCGCGTTGATCAGCTTTCAGCTTCAGGACCTCAACACCACCGAGAACCCGTGGAGCATCGTCTTTTGGTTCAGCGCGCTGACCACGCCAATTGCTGCCATTGCACTGCCCTTCGTGATAGCGGGCCATGATCCGGTGACCTGGGCGTTGATCCTCGGCATGGGACTGGTCGGCGCTGGCGCACAGATGCTGCTCACCACCTCGCTCAGGTTCGGTTCCGCCGCCGTGATACTGCTGATGGATTACACCGCGCTGCTGTGGGCGAGCTTCTACGGCTACACCATCTTCGACCGCGCCGCCCCTGCCAGCCTGTGGCTGGGCGCACCGTTGATCATCGCCGCTGGCCTCTTGATCGCCTGGCGCGAACGGCAGCTTGCCCGATCTCGGGTACACTCTGGCGAATAG
- a CDS encoding Entericidin EcnA/B family protein, protein MIRNALTAAALAALALTATACNTVDGIGDDIKSVGQAGKRAID, encoded by the coding sequence ATGATTCGCAATGCACTGACCGCCGCCGCCCTCGCCGCTCTCGCGCTGACTGCCACCGCCTGCAACACGGTTGACGGTATTGGTGATGACATCAAATCGGTCGGCCAAGCCGGCAAGCGCGCGATCGATTAA
- a CDS encoding DUF938 domain-containing protein, giving the protein MKQHAPATERNRAPIAEVLARELPASGTVLEIAAGTGEHAVFFAERFPALAWQPTDPSPEALASIAAYREDYPGDNLAAPLLLDAAAPDAWPVGQAAAIVCINMVHISPWEATLGLFRGAAHVLSIGGGPLILYGPYIEQGVVIAPSNLDFDASLKARNPLWGLREAEALDALAAQHGMMRTARHALPANNIMLVYRKI; this is encoded by the coding sequence ATGAAGCAGCACGCTCCCGCCACAGAGCGCAACCGCGCACCGATTGCCGAAGTGCTGGCGCGCGAGCTGCCTGCCAGCGGCACTGTGCTCGAAATAGCGGCAGGGACAGGGGAACACGCGGTGTTCTTCGCCGAGCGCTTTCCTGCGCTGGCGTGGCAGCCGACCGACCCTTCGCCTGAGGCGTTGGCATCCATCGCAGCCTATCGCGAAGACTATCCGGGCGACAATCTCGCCGCCCCGTTGTTGCTCGATGCGGCCGCGCCTGACGCGTGGCCGGTGGGTCAAGCTGCTGCAATCGTATGCATCAACATGGTCCACATCAGCCCTTGGGAAGCGACCCTCGGGCTGTTCCGGGGTGCTGCCCACGTGTTGAGCATCGGCGGTGGACCGCTGATCCTCTACGGCCCCTATATCGAACAGGGCGTGGTAATCGCGCCCTCCAACCTCGATTTCGATGCCAGCCTGAAAGCCCGCAATCCGCTATGGGGCCTGCGCGAGGCCGAGGCTCTGGATGCGCTCGCCGCGCAGCACGGCATGATGCGGACCGCGCGCCACGCGCTGCCCGCCAACAACATCATGCTGGTTTATCGCAAGATTTAA
- a CDS encoding long-chain-fatty-acid--CoA ligase, with translation MARNAYHDFSTFDAILHFWAKERPDGPAFDQDGRVTSYAEADLLTRQLIALLHARGIAAGDRIAWLGKNRDTYFLLYIAAARMGAVMVPIGWRLAPREIAYILGDTEAKLLFADAEFIQTAHTVAGEVPANPEVIEAEAARTAAAGFEPADYTPPGPHDPVLQLYTSGTTGNPKGAMLTNTNLLGLRNAGNEAGLDWQFYEPGDCMLIAMPCAHIGGTGLVNIAIANGVRSLVQAEFSPVGVLEAIEAGATHMFIVPAALQMVVQHPRAATTDFSNLKYLMYGAAPMPLELLKEAVRTMPTTRFLQAYGMTETSGTISILPPEDHSLEGNQRMRSAGKACPGVSIEVRGPDNVEVPRGEIGEVCILSPTNTPGYWKLPEATTKTIDPDGWLHTGDAGVMDADGYVYIQDRIKDMIISGGENVYPAEVESAIYGHPAIAEVAVIGVPSAKWGEEVKACVVAKPGCEIDEADVIAWTRERIAAFKAPKSVDVIPLMPRNASGKILRRELRAPYWEGQERQVS, from the coding sequence ATGGCGAGAAACGCCTATCACGACTTTTCGACCTTCGATGCGATCCTGCACTTCTGGGCCAAGGAACGGCCTGACGGGCCCGCCTTCGATCAGGACGGGCGGGTTACGAGCTATGCCGAGGCTGATCTCCTCACCCGCCAGCTGATCGCATTGCTGCACGCCCGCGGGATCGCCGCCGGGGACCGGATCGCGTGGCTCGGCAAGAACCGCGATACCTATTTCCTGCTCTATATCGCCGCGGCGCGGATGGGTGCGGTGATGGTGCCGATTGGCTGGCGGCTCGCCCCGCGCGAGATCGCCTATATCCTCGGCGATACCGAGGCCAAGCTGCTGTTCGCCGACGCGGAATTCATCCAGACGGCGCACACAGTCGCAGGCGAAGTTCCCGCCAATCCCGAAGTGATCGAGGCGGAAGCCGCGCGCACGGCAGCGGCGGGCTTCGAACCGGCGGACTATACGCCTCCGGGGCCGCATGACCCGGTATTGCAGCTCTATACGTCGGGGACGACCGGCAACCCCAAGGGCGCGATGCTGACCAATACCAATCTGCTCGGCCTGAGGAATGCGGGCAATGAAGCGGGGCTGGACTGGCAGTTCTATGAGCCCGGTGATTGCATGCTGATCGCCATGCCCTGCGCGCATATTGGCGGCACAGGACTGGTGAACATAGCGATTGCCAATGGCGTTCGCTCTCTGGTGCAGGCGGAATTCTCCCCAGTCGGCGTGCTCGAAGCGATCGAGGCCGGGGCGACGCATATGTTCATCGTGCCCGCCGCGCTCCAGATGGTGGTGCAGCACCCGCGCGCGGCGACCACGGATTTCAGCAACCTCAAATATTTGATGTATGGTGCGGCGCCCATGCCCTTGGAGTTGCTCAAGGAAGCGGTGCGGACCATGCCGACCACCAGGTTCCTGCAAGCCTATGGCATGACCGAGACGTCCGGCACGATTTCGATCCTGCCGCCCGAGGACCACTCGCTTGAAGGCAACCAGCGGATGCGCTCAGCGGGCAAGGCCTGCCCCGGCGTCAGCATCGAAGTGCGCGGGCCGGACAATGTGGAGGTGCCGCGCGGTGAGATCGGCGAGGTCTGCATCCTCTCGCCCACCAATACGCCCGGCTACTGGAAGCTGCCCGAAGCGACGACCAAGACCATCGACCCTGACGGCTGGCTCCACACCGGGGACGCGGGCGTGATGGATGCCGATGGCTACGTCTATATTCAGGACCGCATCAAGGACATGATCATCTCGGGCGGCGAGAACGTCTATCCCGCTGAAGTTGAAAGCGCGATCTACGGCCACCCCGCCATCGCGGAGGTCGCAGTCATCGGAGTGCCGAGCGCGAAGTGGGGCGAGGAGGTCAAGGCCTGCGTCGTCGCCAAGCCCGGCTGCGAAATCGATGAGGCTGACGTGATCGCCTGGACGCGGGAACGCATCGCTGCCTTCAAGGCGCCCAAAAGCGTCGATGTGATCCCGCTGATGCCGCGTAACGCGAGCGGCAAGATCCTGCGCCGCGAGCTGCGCGCGCCTTATTGGGAAGGGCAAGAGCGGCAGGTTTCCTGA
- a CDS encoding ABA4-like family protein has translation MIDWNAWFSMVNLLALIAWTGLILLPRWPALLSGILYLGIGLLCLIYVTGLIGLLSGLIPNPQGGGANFTSIEGVRSIFGSDAGVTIGWTHYLAFDLFVGLWIARDGDAKNISRYTQAPVLLATFMAGPLGLLVWLGLREPIARRQGRFR, from the coding sequence ATGATCGACTGGAATGCGTGGTTCAGCATGGTCAACCTGCTGGCGCTGATCGCGTGGACGGGGTTGATCCTGCTGCCGCGCTGGCCGGCGCTCCTGTCCGGAATCCTCTATCTCGGAATTGGCCTGCTGTGCCTGATCTATGTCACCGGGCTGATCGGCTTGTTGAGCGGGTTGATCCCCAATCCGCAGGGCGGCGGAGCGAATTTCACGTCCATCGAAGGTGTCCGCTCGATCTTCGGTTCGGATGCCGGGGTGACGATCGGCTGGACGCATTACCTCGCCTTCGATCTGTTCGTCGGCCTGTGGATCGCTCGCGATGGTGATGCGAAGAATATCTCGCGCTATACTCAGGCACCGGTTTTGCTGGCGACCTTCATGGCCGGGCCGCTTGGCCTGCTGGTGTGGCTGGGCTTGCGCGAGCCGATTGCGCGGCGGCAGGGGCGGTTTCGCTAG
- a CDS encoding NAD(P)H-binding protein — protein sequence MSDPRSIGPVRIALVGATGLIGRRVIELASAGDDVRIVGIARREVPLPPGARMEMFVAEPAKWGEVLDAVRPRALICALGTTWKKAGRDEAAFRAVDYGLVVATAEMAKRAGVPNMVVISAAGADARSKSLYMCVKGETEEALSRIGFKRLDILHPGLLRGTRTDDLRFAERAAIIAAPLIDPLLSGSWQRFRSIDAGLVAEAALGLALRRAGGRFTHDNEAMRRAAREWRRLGETGEVQ from the coding sequence ATGTCTGATCCGCGCAGCATCGGTCCGGTACGCATCGCTCTGGTCGGGGCCACCGGACTGATCGGTCGCCGAGTGATCGAGCTTGCAAGCGCAGGCGATGACGTGCGGATCGTCGGCATCGCCCGGCGCGAGGTTCCGCTGCCGCCCGGTGCGCGGATGGAGATGTTCGTGGCAGAGCCCGCCAAATGGGGCGAGGTCCTCGACGCAGTCCGCCCGCGCGCGCTGATCTGCGCACTTGGCACTACCTGGAAGAAGGCTGGACGTGATGAAGCGGCGTTCCGCGCGGTCGATTACGGTCTGGTGGTCGCCACCGCGGAAATGGCCAAGCGGGCCGGGGTGCCCAACATGGTGGTGATCAGTGCCGCGGGAGCCGATGCGCGTTCCAAGAGCCTCTATATGTGCGTGAAGGGCGAGACCGAGGAAGCGCTGTCCCGCATCGGGTTCAAGCGGCTCGATATCCTCCATCCCGGCCTGCTACGCGGAACACGCACCGACGACCTGCGCTTTGCCGAGCGGGCGGCAATCATCGCCGCACCGCTAATCGATCCGCTCTTGTCGGGGTCGTGGCAGCGATTTCGTTCAATCGATGCGGGGCTGGTGGCTGAGGCCGCGCTGGGGCTGGCGCTGCGCCGGGCCGGCGGGCGCTTTACGCACGACAACGAGGCGATGCGCCGCGCAGCGCGCGAATGGCGCCGCTTGGGCGAGACGGGAGAGGTTCAATGA